One Ictalurus punctatus breed USDA103 chromosome 10, Coco_2.0, whole genome shotgun sequence genomic region harbors:
- the traf5 gene encoding TNF receptor-associated factor 5 has protein sequence MAAEENECSSLQLSKQSSGPVRSWELESFLANRTLSFVSQLDERYMCPACGGAILNPHQTGCGHIFCAKCIRMFIESSDTSKCPLDGILIKAEEVFQDNCCKRELLNLDVYCSNAPDCAQTVPLCNLQKHLTLCQYETLQCSNPGCTDILLRKNLPDHQRRLCPFRTEFCRYCTKPYPITQLPDHENMLCPEAEVQCPNNCSEVVKRHKLKGHVDECPEVETDCIYKQYGCIVRDKRSKVKVHEYTEFSHHVLLVLESNSKLAKQVDQLQQDLAFQERELKERNVLVASLNREVTKCDNTFSAIQRSMVEQRECVSNVKQELQELRSVLDAELAKEELSALRVSLDSLRQQVAMMQSLRDHVGALGQTCQRHTRLLDIHVEQLQCNEQRFRQLESTSYDGKLIWKVHDYQRRKDAGAPLTSPPFYTGRSGYKLSARVYPDGEGSARGTHLSLYVMVMRGDFDSLLPWPFRQGVTLTVLDQSGSRNHISCSFTPDTNKESFRRPTADSNAALGFSRFISHTDLEGPRNAVYIRDDTLFIKVKVDTTGLEDL, from the exons ATGGCAGCTGAGGAGAACGAATGCTCAAGCCTCCAGCTCTCCAAACAGAGCTCTGGTCCCGTGAGGTCGTGGGAGTTGGAGTCCTTCCTGGCCAATCGCACACTCAGTTTCGTGTCCCAGCTTGATGAGCGCTACATGTGCCCGGCCTGCGGTGGCGCCATTCTTAACCCCCACCAGACGGGCTGTGGCCACATCTTCTGTGCCAAGTGCATTAGAATGTTCAT tgagAGCAGCGACACATCCAAATGTCCCTTAGATGGCATTTTGATCAAGGCAGAGGAG GTTTTTCAAGACAACTGCTGTAAAAGAGAACTACTAAATCTTGACGTTTACTGTAGCAACGCTCCAGATTGTGCACAGACGGTGCCTCTGTGTAATCTGCAG AAGCACCTAACGCTCTGTCAGTACGAGACTCTGCAATGCTCCAACCCAGGTTGCACCGACATCCTGTTACGCAAGAATTTACCAGACCACCAGCGACGCCTCTGTCCCTTTCGCACAGAATTCTGTCGCTACTGCACCAAGCCGTACCCTATTACACAGCTTCCA GACCATGAAAATATGTTGTGCCCCGAAGCTGAAGTTCAGTGTCCCAACAACTGCTCGGAGGTTGTTAAGAGGCATAAG CTCAAAGGACATGTAGATGAGTGTCCGGAAGTGGAGACAGACTGCATTTATAAGCAATACGGCTGCATAGTCCGA GATAAAAGAAGCAAAGTGAAAGTCCATGAATACACTGAATTTAGCCACCATGTGCTTCTTGTACTGGAGAGCAACAGCAAGCTCGCTAAACAG GTAGATCAGCTGCAGCAGGACTTGGCCTTCCAGGAGAGGGAGCTGAAGGAGAGGAACGTGCTTGTTGCCAGTCTTAACAGAGAGGTGACCAAGTGTGACAATACATTTTCTGCCATCCAG AGGTCAATGGTGGAGCAGAGGGAGTGTGTCTCCAACGTTAAACAGGAGCTGCAGGAACTTCGCAGTGTTCTAGATGCTGAGCTGGCTAAAGAGGAGCTGAGTGCCCTCCGAGTTTCACTCGATTCTCTCAGACAGCAGGTGGCAATGATGCAGAGCCTCAGAGATCACGTGG GAGCTTTAGGGCAGACTTGTCAGCGCCACACTCGACTCCTGGACATCCACGTGGAGCAGCTGCAGTGCAACGAGCAACGTTTTCGCCAGCTTGAGTCGACGTCGTATGATGGAAAGCTCATCTGGAAGGTTCACGACTACCAGCGCAGAAAAGATGCCGGTGCTCCTCTCACCTCGCCGCCTTTCTACACCGGCCGCAGCGGCTACAAGCTGAGCGCCCGCGTGTATCCGGATGGGGAAGGAAGCGCCCGGGGCACGCACCTCTCTCTCTACGTCATGGTGATGAGAGGCGACTTCGACTCGCTGCTGCCGTGGCCGTTCCGCCAGGGCGTCACGCTAACCGTGCTGGACCAGAGCGGCTCACGCAACCACATCAGCTGCAGCTTCACCCCCGACACCAACAAAGAGAGCTTCCGCAGACCCACGGCCGACAGCAACGCCGCGTTAGGGTTCTCCCGCTTCATCTCTCACACTGATCTGGAAGGTCCCCGAAATGCTGTCTACATACGAGACGACACACTGTTTATCAAAGTCAAGGTGGACACAACAGGGTTGGAGGATTTgtag
- the rcor3 gene encoding REST corepressor 3 isoform X4 encodes MLFWHKHNIEKSMADLPNFTPFPDDWTVEDKVLFEQAFSFHGKSFHRIQQMLPDKSISSLVKYYYSWKKTRSRTSLMDRQARKLANRSNQDESDEEMEEANPIEANDSDYDPTKETKKESHVEPQIMSSKIIMGRRDHQTLQHRHHSQRSKCRPPKGMYLTQEDVVAVSCSSTAANTVLRQLDMELVSLKRQVQNAKQLNSALKQRIESGIDEYRLPESNQKVNARWTTDEQLLAVQGVRKYGKDFQAIADVIGNKTVGQVKNFFVNYRRRFNLEDVLQEWEAEQGTRAPNGDSTTAGEDGKNSSNLPSGKSTDEEEEEGQVTPASGPSPIAVASLAMAAASGSTSLNQPPPLLRPSLPATPALHRQPPPLQQQARFLQPRSALNQPPPLIRPSNPLPPRLNPRPAAPTNTSMGPQPPTLVGIPSESPSSSLH; translated from the exons ATGCTCTTCTGGCACAAGCACAACATTGAGAAGTCCATGGCAGACCTGCCCAACTTCACCCCCTTCCCAGATGACTGGACGGTGGAGGACAAAGTGCTGTTTGAGCAAGCCTTCAGCTTCCATGGCAAGAGCTTTCACAGGATCCAGCAGATG TTGCCAGACAAATCCATATCAAGTCTTGTGAAGTACTACTATTCATGGAAAAAGACCAGATCAAGGACAAGCTTGATGGACAGACAAGCAAGAAAGCTGGCAAACCGAAGTAATCAAGATGAAAG TGATGAAGAAATGGAGGAAGCTAATCCTATTGAGGCAAATGACAGTGATTATGACCCTACTAAAGAGACGAAGAAAGAG AGCCATGTTGAGCCACAGATAATGAGCTCTAAGATCATCATGGGCCGGCGAGACCACCAGACCCTGCAGCATCGGCACCACTCACAGCGCTCCAAATGCCGTCCACCCAAAGGCATGTACCTCACGCAGGAGGACGTGGTGGCTGTGTCCTGCAGCTCCACCGCTGCTAACACTGTCCTCCGACAGCTCGACATGGAGCTTGTCTCCCTTAAAAGACAG GTCCAAAATGCCAAGCAGCTGAACAGCGCTCTGAAACAGAGGATTGAATCTGGCATTGATGAGTACCGGCTGCCTGAG tccAACCAAAAAGTCAATGCCCGCTGGACAACAGATGAGCAGCTGCTTGCCGTTCAAG GAGTTCGCAAGTACGGCAAAGACTTCCAGGCCATCGCCGATGTTATTGGTAATAAAACAGTGGGGCAAGTTAAGAACTTCTTTGTGAACTATCGGCGGCGTTTTAACCTGGAGGATGTGCTGCAGGAGTGGGAAGCCGAGCAGGGAACTCGTGCCCCCAACGGAGACAGCACAACCGCTGGAGAGGATGGAAAAAACAGCTCCAACTTGCCTTCAGGAAAGAGCACagacgaagaggaggaagag GGTCAGGTGACACCTGCCTCTGGACCCTCTCCCATAGCTGTAGCGTCATTGGCCATGGCAGCAGCAAGTGGCAGCACGTCCTTGAATCAGCCTCCGCCTTTATTACGGCCCTCTCTGCCAGCCACTCCTGCACTGCACCGTCAGCCTCCTCCCCTCCAGCAGCAGGCCCGTTTCCTGCAACCTCGATCAGCTCTAAACCAGCCACCACCCCTCATTCGGCCTTCCAACCCACTACCCCCACGCCTCAATCCCCGCCCTGCTGCACCCACCAACACTAGCATGGGCCCACAGCCCCCCACATTAGTGGGCATTCCATCTGAAAGCCCATCTTCCTCTCTGCATTGA
- the rcor3 gene encoding REST corepressor 3 isoform X3 has translation MTQLCVQQALGMLFWHKHNIEKSMADLPNFTPFPDDWTVEDKVLFEQAFSFHGKSFHRIQQMLPDKSISSLVKYYYSWKKTRSRTSLMDRQARKLANRSNQDESDEEMEEANPIEANDSDYDPTKETKKESHVEPQIMSSKIIMGRRDHQTLQHRHHSQRSKCRPPKGMYLTQEDVVAVSCSSTAANTVLRQLDMELVSLKRQVQNAKQLNSALKQRIESGIDEYRLPESNQKVNARWTTDEQLLAVQGVRKYGKDFQAIADVIGNKTVGQVKNFFVNYRRRFNLEDVLQEWEAEQGTRAPNGDSTTAGEDGKNSSNLPSGKSTDEEEEEGQVTPASGPSPIAVASLAMAAASGSTSLNQPPPLLRPSLPATPALHRQPPPLQQQARFLQPRSALNQPPPLIRPSNPLPPRLNPRPAAPTNTSMGPQPPTLVGIPSESPSSSLH, from the exons ATGACGCAGCTGTGTGTCCAACAGGCTCTTGGCATGCTCTTCTGGCACAAGCACAACATTGAGAAGTCCATGGCAGACCTGCCCAACTTCACCCCCTTCCCAGATGACTGGACGGTGGAGGACAAAGTGCTGTTTGAGCAAGCCTTCAGCTTCCATGGCAAGAGCTTTCACAGGATCCAGCAGATG TTGCCAGACAAATCCATATCAAGTCTTGTGAAGTACTACTATTCATGGAAAAAGACCAGATCAAGGACAAGCTTGATGGACAGACAAGCAAGAAAGCTGGCAAACCGAAGTAATCAAGATGAAAG TGATGAAGAAATGGAGGAAGCTAATCCTATTGAGGCAAATGACAGTGATTATGACCCTACTAAAGAGACGAAGAAAGAG AGCCATGTTGAGCCACAGATAATGAGCTCTAAGATCATCATGGGCCGGCGAGACCACCAGACCCTGCAGCATCGGCACCACTCACAGCGCTCCAAATGCCGTCCACCCAAAGGCATGTACCTCACGCAGGAGGACGTGGTGGCTGTGTCCTGCAGCTCCACCGCTGCTAACACTGTCCTCCGACAGCTCGACATGGAGCTTGTCTCCCTTAAAAGACAG GTCCAAAATGCCAAGCAGCTGAACAGCGCTCTGAAACAGAGGATTGAATCTGGCATTGATGAGTACCGGCTGCCTGAG tccAACCAAAAAGTCAATGCCCGCTGGACAACAGATGAGCAGCTGCTTGCCGTTCAAG GAGTTCGCAAGTACGGCAAAGACTTCCAGGCCATCGCCGATGTTATTGGTAATAAAACAGTGGGGCAAGTTAAGAACTTCTTTGTGAACTATCGGCGGCGTTTTAACCTGGAGGATGTGCTGCAGGAGTGGGAAGCCGAGCAGGGAACTCGTGCCCCCAACGGAGACAGCACAACCGCTGGAGAGGATGGAAAAAACAGCTCCAACTTGCCTTCAGGAAAGAGCACagacgaagaggaggaagag GGTCAGGTGACACCTGCCTCTGGACCCTCTCCCATAGCTGTAGCGTCATTGGCCATGGCAGCAGCAAGTGGCAGCACGTCCTTGAATCAGCCTCCGCCTTTATTACGGCCCTCTCTGCCAGCCACTCCTGCACTGCACCGTCAGCCTCCTCCCCTCCAGCAGCAGGCCCGTTTCCTGCAACCTCGATCAGCTCTAAACCAGCCACCACCCCTCATTCGGCCTTCCAACCCACTACCCCCACGCCTCAATCCCCGCCCTGCTGCACCCACCAACACTAGCATGGGCCCACAGCCCCCCACATTAGTGGGCATTCCATCTGAAAGCCCATCTTCCTCTCTGCATTGA
- the rcor3 gene encoding REST corepressor 3 isoform X2 → MLVWSPYHTIVDTKLDEYIAIAKEKHGYNVEQALGMLFWHKHNIEKSMADLPNFTPFPDDWTVEDKVLFEQAFSFHGKSFHRIQQMLPDKSISSLVKYYYSWKKTRSRTSLMDRQARKLANRSNQDESDEEMEEANPIEANDSDYDPTKETKKESHVEPQIMSSKIIMGRRDHQTLQHRHHSQRSKCRPPKGMYLTQEDVVAVSCSSTAANTVLRQLDMELVSLKRQVQNAKQLNSALKQRIESGIDEYRLPESNQKVNARWTTDEQLLAVQGVRKYGKDFQAIADVIGNKTVGQVKNFFVNYRRRFNLEDVLQEWEAEQGTRAPNGDSTTAGEDGKNSSNLPSGKSTDEEEEEGQVTPASGPSPIAVASLAMAAASGSTSLNQPPPLLRPSLPATPALHRQPPPLQQQARFLQPRSALNQPPPLIRPSNPLPPRLNPRPAAPTNTSMGPQPPTLVGIPSESPSSSLH, encoded by the exons ATGTTGGTGTGGTCTCCATATCATACTATAGTCGACACTAAAT TGGATGAATACATTGCCATTGCAAAGGAAAAACATGGCTATAATGTGGAGCAG GCTCTTGGCATGCTCTTCTGGCACAAGCACAACATTGAGAAGTCCATGGCAGACCTGCCCAACTTCACCCCCTTCCCAGATGACTGGACGGTGGAGGACAAAGTGCTGTTTGAGCAAGCCTTCAGCTTCCATGGCAAGAGCTTTCACAGGATCCAGCAGATG TTGCCAGACAAATCCATATCAAGTCTTGTGAAGTACTACTATTCATGGAAAAAGACCAGATCAAGGACAAGCTTGATGGACAGACAAGCAAGAAAGCTGGCAAACCGAAGTAATCAAGATGAAAG TGATGAAGAAATGGAGGAAGCTAATCCTATTGAGGCAAATGACAGTGATTATGACCCTACTAAAGAGACGAAGAAAGAG AGCCATGTTGAGCCACAGATAATGAGCTCTAAGATCATCATGGGCCGGCGAGACCACCAGACCCTGCAGCATCGGCACCACTCACAGCGCTCCAAATGCCGTCCACCCAAAGGCATGTACCTCACGCAGGAGGACGTGGTGGCTGTGTCCTGCAGCTCCACCGCTGCTAACACTGTCCTCCGACAGCTCGACATGGAGCTTGTCTCCCTTAAAAGACAG GTCCAAAATGCCAAGCAGCTGAACAGCGCTCTGAAACAGAGGATTGAATCTGGCATTGATGAGTACCGGCTGCCTGAG tccAACCAAAAAGTCAATGCCCGCTGGACAACAGATGAGCAGCTGCTTGCCGTTCAAG GAGTTCGCAAGTACGGCAAAGACTTCCAGGCCATCGCCGATGTTATTGGTAATAAAACAGTGGGGCAAGTTAAGAACTTCTTTGTGAACTATCGGCGGCGTTTTAACCTGGAGGATGTGCTGCAGGAGTGGGAAGCCGAGCAGGGAACTCGTGCCCCCAACGGAGACAGCACAACCGCTGGAGAGGATGGAAAAAACAGCTCCAACTTGCCTTCAGGAAAGAGCACagacgaagaggaggaagag GGTCAGGTGACACCTGCCTCTGGACCCTCTCCCATAGCTGTAGCGTCATTGGCCATGGCAGCAGCAAGTGGCAGCACGTCCTTGAATCAGCCTCCGCCTTTATTACGGCCCTCTCTGCCAGCCACTCCTGCACTGCACCGTCAGCCTCCTCCCCTCCAGCAGCAGGCCCGTTTCCTGCAACCTCGATCAGCTCTAAACCAGCCACCACCCCTCATTCGGCCTTCCAACCCACTACCCCCACGCCTCAATCCCCGCCCTGCTGCACCCACCAACACTAGCATGGGCCCACAGCCCCCCACATTAGTGGGCATTCCATCTGAAAGCCCATCTTCCTCTCTGCATTGA
- the rcor3 gene encoding REST corepressor 3 isoform X1 codes for MPGMMDKGSEYLGKGRSNGTKSPSNASNGHFSDESGSDDEHDVGMRVGSDYQANIPEYDPGSTKYNDKDTGGMLVWSPYHTIVDTKLDEYIAIAKEKHGYNVEQALGMLFWHKHNIEKSMADLPNFTPFPDDWTVEDKVLFEQAFSFHGKSFHRIQQMLPDKSISSLVKYYYSWKKTRSRTSLMDRQARKLANRSNQDESDEEMEEANPIEANDSDYDPTKETKKESHVEPQIMSSKIIMGRRDHQTLQHRHHSQRSKCRPPKGMYLTQEDVVAVSCSSTAANTVLRQLDMELVSLKRQVQNAKQLNSALKQRIESGIDEYRLPESNQKVNARWTTDEQLLAVQGVRKYGKDFQAIADVIGNKTVGQVKNFFVNYRRRFNLEDVLQEWEAEQGTRAPNGDSTTAGEDGKNSSNLPSGKSTDEEEEEGQVTPASGPSPIAVASLAMAAASGSTSLNQPPPLLRPSLPATPALHRQPPPLQQQARFLQPRSALNQPPPLIRPSNPLPPRLNPRPAAPTNTSMGPQPPTLVGIPSESPSSSLH; via the exons atGCCTGGGATGATGGATAAAGGGTCGGAGTACCTAGGGAAAGGTCGGTCCAACGGCACGAAAAGCCCCTCAAACGCTTCGAATGGCCATTTTTCTGATGAGAGTGGCAGCGACGACGAGCACG ATGTCGGAATGCGTGTGGGATCCGATTATCAAGCCAATATTCCTGAATATGATCCGG GTTCTACCAAATACAATGATAAAGACACCGGAGGCATGTTGGTGTGGTCTCCATATCATACTATAGTCGACACTAAAT TGGATGAATACATTGCCATTGCAAAGGAAAAACATGGCTATAATGTGGAGCAG GCTCTTGGCATGCTCTTCTGGCACAAGCACAACATTGAGAAGTCCATGGCAGACCTGCCCAACTTCACCCCCTTCCCAGATGACTGGACGGTGGAGGACAAAGTGCTGTTTGAGCAAGCCTTCAGCTTCCATGGCAAGAGCTTTCACAGGATCCAGCAGATG TTGCCAGACAAATCCATATCAAGTCTTGTGAAGTACTACTATTCATGGAAAAAGACCAGATCAAGGACAAGCTTGATGGACAGACAAGCAAGAAAGCTGGCAAACCGAAGTAATCAAGATGAAAG TGATGAAGAAATGGAGGAAGCTAATCCTATTGAGGCAAATGACAGTGATTATGACCCTACTAAAGAGACGAAGAAAGAG AGCCATGTTGAGCCACAGATAATGAGCTCTAAGATCATCATGGGCCGGCGAGACCACCAGACCCTGCAGCATCGGCACCACTCACAGCGCTCCAAATGCCGTCCACCCAAAGGCATGTACCTCACGCAGGAGGACGTGGTGGCTGTGTCCTGCAGCTCCACCGCTGCTAACACTGTCCTCCGACAGCTCGACATGGAGCTTGTCTCCCTTAAAAGACAG GTCCAAAATGCCAAGCAGCTGAACAGCGCTCTGAAACAGAGGATTGAATCTGGCATTGATGAGTACCGGCTGCCTGAG tccAACCAAAAAGTCAATGCCCGCTGGACAACAGATGAGCAGCTGCTTGCCGTTCAAG GAGTTCGCAAGTACGGCAAAGACTTCCAGGCCATCGCCGATGTTATTGGTAATAAAACAGTGGGGCAAGTTAAGAACTTCTTTGTGAACTATCGGCGGCGTTTTAACCTGGAGGATGTGCTGCAGGAGTGGGAAGCCGAGCAGGGAACTCGTGCCCCCAACGGAGACAGCACAACCGCTGGAGAGGATGGAAAAAACAGCTCCAACTTGCCTTCAGGAAAGAGCACagacgaagaggaggaagag GGTCAGGTGACACCTGCCTCTGGACCCTCTCCCATAGCTGTAGCGTCATTGGCCATGGCAGCAGCAAGTGGCAGCACGTCCTTGAATCAGCCTCCGCCTTTATTACGGCCCTCTCTGCCAGCCACTCCTGCACTGCACCGTCAGCCTCCTCCCCTCCAGCAGCAGGCCCGTTTCCTGCAACCTCGATCAGCTCTAAACCAGCCACCACCCCTCATTCGGCCTTCCAACCCACTACCCCCACGCCTCAATCCCCGCCCTGCTGCACCCACCAACACTAGCATGGGCCCACAGCCCCCCACATTAGTGGGCATTCCATCTGAAAGCCCATCTTCCTCTCTGCATTGA